Proteins encoded together in one Quercus lobata isolate SW786 chromosome 3, ValleyOak3.0 Primary Assembly, whole genome shotgun sequence window:
- the LOC115980958 gene encoding uncharacterized protein LOC115980958, translated as MFIERDIHHLRLRLIGSRSTDGREYNLPTCSEIAAIIVGDIGVDNAFRDIIVKLKEGGLHRINELHPSYMALQYPLLFPYGEDGFRLGILYRNIDETRSDTNDFVTMREYYAFRLQERDGEGHALISGGRLFQQFDVDAYTCIEAIRLMWVKSNQEKLRIELYNGLKDVVMRGDTTPAFAGKRFVLPSSFTGGPRYMIENYQDAMAICRWDGYPDLFITFTCNAKWPEIELFLSRKPGQKIEDRPDVVARVFKIKLDQLLNDLKHGQHFGRLSIQLNIKREAYLMQHILLFLHNDDKHPTAAEIDKIISAEIPDLKKEPLAYDAVKQYMVHGPCGSVNSKASCMIENKCVKHFPKKFCSQTTVDNDGFPIYRRRNNGIYIERNGVKLDNRYIVPHNIDLLVKFQAHINVEWCNRSRSIKYLFKYITKGPDRATLILEENLHVDASTGMQNMTDTDEVKAYLNCRYVSAIEACWRIFEFEIHYRQPAVQRLSFHIENQQPVVFKDTEYLDNVINRPDIRKTKFTKWMKANELYEEARELTYSEFPTKWAWHKKDKEWRLRKSGRCIGRIYYAHPASGERFYLRMLLNVVKGARSFKEIRTIKNVVYSDFRSACYALGLLDDDKEWHEALNHASHWASGKQLCDLFVTMLIFCEVSDPYKLWISNWRLLSEDILHHQRVVLRYDNLHLDDFQLQNYAFSDIEQILIRSGRSLQEFETIPYPNTLLLRQCNNRILQEELDYDRDSLAVEHIELFNGLNSDQRNIYNAVIDSVLRNKGDFLFVYGHGGTGKTYLWKTIICRLRSEGKIVIAVASSGIAALLLPGGRTAHSRFQIPIIVTDSSTCGIKQGSQIPELMTKASLIIWDEAPMTHRNCFEAVDRSLRDILHFTASDSTDKPFGGKTVVLGGDFRQILPVIPKGRREQIVEASITKSSLWNNCRVFILSKNMRLTQDPGDIGAREFAEWILKIGDGGLNDSEDEALIEIPHDLLIQPGSHPFNDIVNATYPDFQAKFSDSKYLEERAILAPTNEVVEDINDYMIDLINVDEKTYLGADSICKASTNILDQDMMYPTEHLNSLKYPGIPNHKLRLKVGLPIMLLRNLNQSAGLCNGTRLLVT; from the exons ATGTTCATAGAACGTGATATTCATCATTTAAGATTACGTCTTATTGGCTCACGAAGTACAGACGGAAGAGAGTACAATCTTCCTACATGTTCTGAAATTGCTGCAATTATTGTTGGCGATATTGGTGTTGATAATGCATTTCGTGAtattattgtgaaattaaaaGAAGGAGGGTTACATAGGATCAATGAGTTGCATCCGTCATACATGGCATTGCAATATCCTCTTTTATTTCCATATGGTGAGGATGGCTTCAGGCTTGGCATATTGTACAGAAATATAGATGAGACCAGATCTGACACAAATGACTTCGTTACTATGAGAGAATATTATGCATTTAGATTGCAAGAGCGGGATGGTGAGGGACATGCATTAATTTCTGGTGGCCGATTATTTCAGCAATTTGATGTAGATGCCTATACATGTATTGAGGCAATAAGACTTATGTGGGTGAAAAGTAATCAAGAAAAGTTGAGGATTGAACTGTATAATGGATTGAAGGATGTTGTTATGAGAGGTGATACCACCCCTGCATTTGCTGGGAAAAgatttgttttaccttcaaGTTTCACAGGAGGTCCAAGGTATATGATCGAAAATTACCAAGATGCAATGGCGATTTGTAGATGGGATGGCTACCCAGATTTGTTCATTACCTTCACATGCAATGCAAAATGGCCGGAAATTGAGCTTTTCCTATCTAGGAAACCTGGGCAAAAAATTGAAGACCGACCTGATGTGGTTGCAAGAGTATTTAAGATAAAGCTTGATCAACTTTTAAACGATTTAAAGCATGGTCAACACTTTGGAAGA TTGTCTATACAGTTGAATATCAAAAGAGAGGCCTACCTCATGCAACACATATTGCTTTTTCTACATAATGATGACAAACATCCTACAGCAGCAGAAATTGACAAGATAATCTCAGCAGAAATTCCAGATTTGAAAAAGGAACCGTTGGCTTATGATGCTGTCAAACAATACATGGTACATGGTCCTTGCGGATCTGTAAATTCAAAGGCAAGTTGTATGATTGAGAACAAATGTGTGAAACACTTTCCTAAGAAATTTTGTTCTCAGACCACAGTTGATAATGATGGTTTCCCAATCTATAGAAGAAGGAATAATGgaatatatattgaaagaaatGGAGTCAAACTCGATAATCGATATATAGTTCCTCACAATATTGATTTATTGGTGAAATTTCAAGCTCACATAAATGTCGAGTGGTGTAATCGTTCAAGGTCTATCAAATACTTATTCAAATATATTACGAAGGGACCTGATCGTGCAACTTTGATTCTTGAAGAAAATTTACATGTTGATGCTTCTACTGGAATGCAAAATATGACAGACACGGATGAAGTTAAAGCATACTTAAATTGTAGATATGTGTCTGCCATAGAGGCATGCTGGAGGATATTTGAGTTTGAAATCCACTATCGACAACCTGCTGTACAAAGACTTAGTTTCCATATCGAAAATCAACAGCCAGTTGTTTTTAAAGATACAGAGTATTTAGATAATGTTATTAATAGACCAGACATCAGAAAAACTAAATTTACAAAGTGGATGAAAGCAAATGAGTTGTATGAAGAAGCAAGAGAATTAACTTATTCTGAGTTTCCAACAAAATGGGCATGGCATAAAAAAGACAAGGAATGGAGATTGAGGAAGTCTGGAAGATGTATAGGGCGTATATACTATGCTCATCCTGCAAGTGGAGAGCGTTTTTATTTACGGATGTTATTAAATGTTGTTAAAGGAGCTCGATCCTTTAAAGAAATAAGAACTATAAAGAATGTAGTATATTCAGATTTCAGATCAGCATGTTATGCGCTTGGTTTGCTTGATGATGATAAAGAATGGCATGAAGCTTTAAATCATGCGTCACATTGGGCTTCAGGAAAACAACTTTGTGATCTTTTTGTCACAATGCTGATTTTTTGTGAAGTTTCTGACCCTTATAAACTATGGATTTCGAATTGGCGATTATTATCCGAGGACATTCTTCATCATCAGAGAGTAGTTTTACGCTATGACAATTTACATCTTGACGACTTCCAATTGCAGAATTATGCATTTAGTGATATAGAACAAATTCTGATAAGAAGTGGAAGATCTTTGCAAGAATTTGAAACAATACCATATCCAAACACATTGCTTTTGAGACAATGTAATAACAGAATATTACAAGAAGAATTGGATTATGATAGAGATTCTTTGGCAGTGGAACATATTGAACTTTTTAATGGTCTTAATTCTGATCAAAGGAATATATATAATGCAGTAATTGATTCTGTTTTGAGAAATAAAGGTGACTTCTTATTTGTATATGGACATGGAGGTACTGGGAAGACTTACCTTTGGAAAACCATTATATGCCGGCTGCGTTCAGAAGGAAAGATTGTCATTGCAGTAGCATCATCTGGAATTGCTGCATTATTATTGCCAGGAGGGAGAACGGCTCATTCAAGATTTCAAATACCAATAATTGTAACAGACAGTTCAACTTGCGGAATTAAACAAGGTTCACAAATTCCAGAACTTATGACAAAAGCAAGTCTTATAATTTGGGATGAAGCTCCTATGACACATCGAAACTGTTTTGAAGCTGTTGATCGTTCACTAAGAGATATATTACATTTTACTGCCAGCGATAGTACAGACAAACCTTTTGGAGGAAAAACAGTTGTTCTTGGTGGTGATTTTAGACAGATTTTACCAGTTATACCAAAAGGACGAAGAGAACAAATAGTTGAAGCATCAATTACCAAGTCTTCATTATGGAACAATTGTAGAGTTTTCATTTTGTCCAAAAATATGAGGCTGACACAAGATCCAGGTGATATTGGTGCAAGAGAATTTGCTGAATGGATATTGAAAATTGGTGATGGTGGACTTAATGATAGTGAAGATGAAGCATTGATTGAAATACCACATGACTTACTAATTCAACCTGGTAGTCATCCTTTCAACGATATCGTGAATGCTACTTATCCTGACTTCCAAGCTAAATTCAGCGATTCAAAGTACTTAGAAGAAAGGGCAATTTTAGCTCCAACAAATGAAGTAGTTGAAGACATAAATGATTACATGATTGACCTTATCAATGTTGATGAAAAGACATATCTCGGTGCAGATTCAATATGTAAAGCTTCAACCAACATTCTAGATCAAGATATGATGTATCCAACAGAGCATCTCAATTCATTGAAGTATCCCGGTATTCCAAACCATAAACTTAGGTTGAAAGTGGGATTGCCAATAATGCTACTTCGAAATTTAAACCAAAGTGCTGGACTTTGTAATGGTACCAGGCTTTTAGTCACTTAG